From the genome of Cryptococcus neoformans var. neoformans B-3501A chromosome 1, whole genome shotgun sequence, one region includes:
- a CDS encoding hypothetical protein (HMMPfam hit to UIM, Ubiquitin interaction motif, score: 60.3, E(): 5.2e-15), with translation MPLESCMLILDNSEYMRNGDYPPTRFQAQAEAVQTVFTAKTDANPESAVGMMTMAGNSPSLLVTPTNDLGRLMHALSKVLVSNTAQLSTAISIAQLALKHRENKNQRQRIVIFVGSPLGESAESLVKLGKRLRKNNVFVDVVTFGDEGRDNDEKLRGLVEAVGEESNLVSVPSGERFLSDVIASSPILFDGENPMAAAGGFEGDIDPNMDPELAMAIRMSLQEAQAQQSQPADAGPSSGSGVALPDSLTQPLSTTHPSSSSGDVLMAPGDKGDLPGTPSAQAHAEAADKAGAIAESGTGSTFTSGNPLTGNRAPDAVQQEEEDEELKRALAMSRGEGGDIEMEEDEDEEAAIARAIAMSLGGQEEGKDKNQ, from the exons ATGCCACTCGAATCCTGCATGCTTAT CCTGGACAACAGCGAGTACATGCGCAATGGAGACTACCCTCCAACTCGCTTCCAGGCCCAGGCGGAGGCCGTCCAGACAGTATTCACAGCCAAGACGGACGCCAACCCAGAAAGTGCAGTCGGAATGATGACAATGGCTGGAAACAGTCCGTCTCTACTGGTCACCCCTACAAACGATCTCGGACGTCTTATGCACGCTCTCTCCAAAGTCCTCGTCTCCAATACGGCCCAGCTTTCTACAGCAATCTCCATCGCTCAGCTCGCTCTCAAACATCGGGAAAACAAGAACCAGCGTCAACGTATCGTCATCTTTGTTGGATCACCCTTGGGAGAATCTGCGGAAAGTCTCGTCAAACTCGggaaaaggttgaggaagaacaaTGTTTTCGTGGATGTTGTCActtttggagatgaaggaagggaCAACGATGAAAAGCTGCGAGGTTTGGTCGAGGCCGTTGGAGAGGAGTC TAACCTCGTATCTGTGCCTTCTGGAGAACGATTCCTTTCCGATGTGATCGCCTCATCACCTATCCTCTTCGATGGCGAAAATCCCATGGCAGCCGCTGGTGGATTTGAAGGCGACATTGATCCCAACATGGACCCTGAACTTGCCATG GCCATCCGCATGTCTTTACAAGAGGCCCAGGCGCAACAATCCCAGCCCGCTGATGCCGGCCCTTCATCTGGCTCAGGTGTCGCCTTACCGGACTCCCTTACCCAACCGCTCTCCACTACCCacccctcatcctcctctggCGATGTCCTTATGGCTCCCGGCGACAAAGGTGACCTTCCCGGTACACCCAGCGCCCAAGCACATGCAGAAGCTGCCGACAAGGCTGGTGCGATTGCCGAGTCGGGGACGGGAAGCACCTTCACATCAGGCAATCCTCTGACCGGTAACCGTGCTCCCGATGCAGTacagcaggaagaggaggacgaagagtTAAAGAGAGCATTAGCAATGAGtagaggagaaggtgggga